Proteins encoded by one window of bacterium:
- the pilM gene encoding pilus assembly protein PilM yields MFGTSIARTGIEFGTTSVKLVRGEGRQRLERVTHALSEPWDGQNREDRLPRAGAALRDLLRRAGLGRGRLGRIATAVGWQESTLREAELPPLTGRELARALPFEARNHLDLEAMESPVLAGQILEHTGSATAESGAGTRVLLAAAPKPRRDFVIGALECAGLELQVVDLEPLAGLNALFAELGRDLDPETAVALLDIGARHTALHIASRRGGLLTRNVAPGAPAGQAAETSAEQGYFMKLSSGVEQTLTFYRGRYHREVGAIHAAGGGARVASRLASLSGAVGFPVKLFLPAASLGAGGLVAGEPLGPEFLTACGLCRWADGDHV; encoded by the coding sequence GTGTTCGGTACGTCAATCGCCCGCACGGGCATCGAGTTCGGGACCACCAGCGTGAAGCTGGTCCGCGGCGAGGGCCGCCAGCGCCTCGAGCGGGTGACCCATGCCCTGTCCGAGCCCTGGGACGGCCAGAACCGCGAGGACCGGCTCCCGCGCGCCGGCGCCGCCCTGCGCGATCTCCTGCGGCGCGCGGGCCTGGGACGCGGCCGCCTCGGCCGGATCGCCACCGCGGTCGGCTGGCAGGAGAGCACGCTGCGCGAGGCGGAGCTGCCCCCGCTCACCGGCAGGGAGCTGGCGCGGGCCCTGCCCTTCGAGGCCCGCAACCACCTCGACCTCGAGGCCATGGAGTCCCCGGTGCTGGCGGGGCAGATCCTCGAGCACACCGGTTCCGCGACGGCCGAGTCCGGCGCCGGGACGCGCGTGCTCCTGGCCGCCGCGCCCAAGCCCCGGCGCGACTTCGTGATCGGCGCCCTGGAATGCGCGGGGCTCGAGCTGCAAGTGGTCGACCTGGAGCCTCTGGCCGGGCTGAACGCCCTCTTCGCCGAGCTGGGCCGCGACCTGGACCCCGAAACGGCCGTCGCCCTGCTGGACATCGGCGCGCGCCACACGGCGCTGCACATCGCCTCGCGCCGGGGCGGACTGCTCACCCGCAACGTGGCCCCCGGCGCTCCCGCGGGCCAGGCGGCGGAGACGAGCGCGGAGCAGGGCTACTTCATGAAGCTCTCCTCCGGCGTGGAGCAGACCCTGACCTTCTACCGCGGCCGCTACCACCGCGAGGTGGGCGCCATCCACGCCGCCGGCGGCGGCGCGCGGGTCGCGTCGCGCCTGGCGTCGCTGAGCGGCGCGGTCGGCTTCCCCGTCAAGCTGTTCCTGCCCGCCGCCAGCCTCGGCGCGGGCGGCCTGGTGGCCGGCGAACCTCTCGGCCCGGAGTTCCTCACGGCCTGCGGCCTGTGCCGCTGGGCGGACGGTGACCATGTATAG